The Magallana gigas chromosome 6, xbMagGiga1.1, whole genome shotgun sequence genome includes the window AAGTACTCAAGTTTGTGTGGACAATCTGGGAGGACTCAACAGATGTAAGAGGAAGCTGGTTGAGAattaaattactgtaaatttgtaattaaaagcgaggaattaatatccgtgtaaaatcgcgagaagcacatctTGCAGATTTTGAAATCTCACTTCTATTTTTTGAACACATATAAactataataaataaagataaaaaatttggtgtttgcgatttaatattttatcgCTATTTGTTGAAAAACTGTTAGAtcatggaattaagtactcatgtaaaataaggaatcaacAGTATTATGTGTGCATTCCAAGTAGAAGAGAGAAGGGGTGTTTGGATTgggctcattttttttttttgtgaggagattttatgtttgcattgatgcAGAATTTGCTTATATATGTCACTTATAAATAGTTGATATTGTTTGTAGGTAATAAGGTTTACTGCTAAGGACATCTTTGAATCTCTAATCAAGGTACACAAAGCAACAACTGATGTTGAAGGTAGGAAtattatatgtatgtatatctaAAATGTTTGACACCATATTTCATTCACATGAAGTTTAAAGAACTGGAAGTTGGACACATGTACGTTGTATCGTTTTATCTCCAGCACCAGAGGACCAGTTCCTACTGGATCTATCCAGATCTTTGTTGTCTGAAGTCAGCTGGTCAAGCAAGGGGAAATATGGAACCCTAAGGATACTTGCTGAGAGTCTGAAAGTGTCCGCTCTTCTCCAATATAATCCTGACCTAGCTCAGGACATCCTCAACAACCTCAAGGAGCAGACAGTTGCCTGCTATGTCAGTGTTTTcgttgatttcaaaatttattgttttgacTCTTAAGAATGAACCAAATTTCACCactaaaaaatgataaagtcTTTGCAATGATGTTAAGGCTTTTTGATTTCTGTATCTAGGCTAGTGACCTGTATGACAAGCTGTCAACAGAACACCTAAAGGAGCTCTCCCAACCAGATGACAGGAAGCAGTGGCAGAAGATATGGGTGTGGCCTGTACTGCAGTGCATGATGGGAAACAGCACACATCAGCGCACCTATGTTATTGAGGTACATACAGTATCATGGGTGTTTTTCACaatacaatatttgtataaaaataagtgGAAGTTTCcttatttgtatacatgtagggtgaattaaccatgcatcggacacataccttggatgggacagctttgtttacaaaatatacaaataaatgtgcatgcgctcatgtgttgtttcgtatattcctgaattagaacaaatgaactttatcattattaagaatttgacagtcacattgtcaaagaaatagcaatataCGCATCGTAAAATGACGTCAAATACgccattattgaaaatttagttacaaaaattttacacttgagcattatttgaatgttgtgcgtttgattgtgaattatttagtgaaaatgcactcttgcgtaaaataattagaaagaagtaaattttgaaacaaaatttgattaaaataagtccaagaaatttgaacaattaatgtcaaggtcatttttGCACCGTATGTttatttcaccatggatcggacacaaattaaccatgcatcggacagttTTCACTGCATGATTTCTTCTAATAAGACGGAGATTATGTGCCCATTCCTTGtgatataatttaaatgtgaagtaaaataaaaatttaaaaaataattgatacaaacattttcctcaGACCACTTAAAAATCGAGTTTTACGGACACGGCCTGTTTAGTCCAAAATTCCTGTAGGAGCTGGCacgataaaaaaaaccttatgataaatattcctttaaacagaAGCACTAGTCTAAATTCCTATATGTAGATTTGAGGATTTAGATTAAAAGAAATCTGATAagcatttgaataaattaatttttccgaacctttgtatttttgcattaaaaccagaaaatgttgttatttttaatctctaCTGTACTGCTATAGCTGTccgatgcttggtaaatattgtcGAATCAATGGTGAAATAATTCAACACTTCaataatttgctttattttctacatttttaacaatttcacaattttttctccaataattaagcaaggggaaaacctgtaacttttaaaacaagttttatttatatttggacgATATTTGATGTGTGAACAAAGAGAAAAATCCAaaggtgtccgatgcatggtgaaatcacccTAATACTTATATGTATTTGGTATATACAGTCACATAGTGATTACCAAttgtttattgtacatgtaatgcaaaactCAGTTATAACTCAACTAGGGTATGATATTTCTTCAGAAGGTCCATGAAAAATACACTGTAATGACAACTTGTGAAAGATTTTGGACTACTTGATAAGATCATTTGGGGACTTGTCTAATTTTATGATAATCTGTAAATGTTTTGTGTTTCTTAAAAGGAGTACTATTATAGCACTTACGATGGTGTACTTCTGAGTTCTTACCAATATCCTTATTAATAtttaagttcttttttttcagtataTCCTTCCAAAACTTCTGAAAACTGGGAAAGACACACTAAGCTGCATGATATCATCTCTCTGTAACAGCAGCCAGTCTGGTAACATTGATTGTTTATAGGATTTACATACTTGGTAATAAACATAGGGATTTTTCTAGTGCAATATATGTGATGTTCAAATAGCAAGCTAACCAGTGATTATTAAACTAGaagttttttatattttattactaTGTGTAATGGATATAacaatacatacccttttctaTATCATAAccctgtatcagccctcgatACCTGATATGGTGTGTCTTGTACTGATACAGGGTGTGATATTGAAATGTATAGGTATGTATTTTGTATTCTCTACGTATTTCATTGTTAGTACTTGGCTAGTATGCATCAAACACTCTGatgatacataatatgaaatGAACAGTTACAGATGAGCAGCTGGGTGCCCTGGTCATGTGTTTGAGGAGAGCGCGAGTCATGGGTCTGTTGGACCATGCTGTGTCAAAGTCGCCAGAGTTTTTGTATGGAATGGTGAAGACAGAGCTAGTTAAACAAGCCCTGAGTCACACTGATGATCAGGTCAGGATTTTCTTGTTGCTGTTACCAAAACTTCATTTACAATATACAGGATGTAAATGATAACTATTCTTTGATaacatgatattttgttttcctaGGCTAGACTTGATGCATTTGCCTTACTATGTGAAAACCACAAGACATCGGAACCAATCAACCAATCAGAATTTAGATTACTTAAATACTTCATTCAGTGGAATATGAAGAACCAATCACCATCTTTCAGACAACACATGGTAGCTCATATCAAAAAGGTAACTGTACTCCCATCTCCacttattttgcattttttgcaGAACTTGATTAAGCAGATATTTATTgctataaacaaaattaaaaaaaccccacacacTTTTAATGACCATGGATGTTATTGTTGTGTTTGTAGCTTTTTCTGAGATATAAAGAAAGCGAGGGAGCTCTTTGTAGAAAACTTAATTCTGAAAATAGACCCCCAGGGCTAGACACAACACTGTCATTCTACAAGgtaatacattgaatttaattatttttctggTGTAAAATGTGTAAACTGTGTATCATATGAAGATTCTATATGCCAAATGAAGGTTTTccaaatgggtttttttaagcCTTACTGGCCAAGGCTAAttccatcttcgctagccaagggtttccgaTACACTACGCTTCTCATGAGAAGTGTAGTGTATCGGAaacacttggctagcgaagatgggcTAATTCTTGCCAGGACAAGTTCTCACCATTGCAATGAAACTTTTTATAGTAATTTAACACACAAAATTAAGTGGTTGTGAGTATAGATTCATAACAAGAATTGGTCTTTGGCCAGTATTTTAATCTTTATAAATGAATGTATAACCATTATATTACTGGGACCTGTTCCATTGCAGGCCTTTGGATCATGGCTGTTCCAGTTTCTGCTTCACTCCCTGTACCCAGGCTCAGCCTTTGCACGACGGACGACAGCACTGTCAGTTCTCTCTCTGATGGTGGATCTGTTGAGTCCTGCTAATTCTGGGGGTAAGTTAGCATCGTTTTtcgtgggggaccaatgtttgtGGCTTTCGTTGGTAACCtttgcccacgaatttacatcccccgAAGGTATATGCCAGCTTatgttcattatttatttaGGAAATAGAACTTGCTACCaatgaaattacgtccccatgaGCCCGGAAAATTTGGCTACCCACTaacattgacccccacgaagaaaaatgattccacagcatATTAGCCAGATGAATGTCCAATCCACGCATTTTAAAAAGAACACACTCACTTAAAaagatatacaatttaaataatgGCTTACcttttcatttcatgaatatctTAAGACCAAAAGAGTCTCTTAGTGTTTAGAATTTGATAATTTGAACTCATTTTAgaagattttatttcatatatttgattgtgatatatataatcatttgCCTTGGTTTATTGGTGTGAAATGTCTTGTGCATTCATAGGTTATGTTATATGGGAAGAGTGGAAGGGATGTCATATACAGACACTGATGGAATGCCTGACAGACACATTTGAAGACAACAAAACAGAGGCCTACAAAGTACTGAGAAGCTGCTTCAGCCAGGGGTTTTACCTTAAGGTATAATTCAGACAAACAGTATACACataggaaatacatgtagttactttCTTCTTCTTTTGAAAAAAGTCATAACTATCGAGCTAAAAATGCAGCATAATACAGTTACATAGTTTGAAAAGTAGATAGTAATAGagagtctattattttattttagagaaTGATCAATATGAGTGAGTCAGAACTGCTGGACATAGGACTGACATTGGCAGGCAGTAATCGTCCCCAGGACTGCACCACAGGAGCCTTCCTTCTGAGAATCCTGCTCCTTCAGCCTAGCATTCAGGATTTTTTCTTCAGTGCTCAGGAGATCCTCACTAAACACCTCAGTCCTTCTGCTCTCACACAGTGGGGAGACTTATTGAATGGGGAACAGGGTTTGAGGGAGGCTCTCCAGAAACTCCCCCTCCAACCTACTGAGTCATCGGGAGGAACAGTCTTGTTGctgtggattttgttgttttacctCAAGGACCAGTTGCAAGTGGCAAGGACTGGATTGTTTATTGCAGCAGCAACCAAACCCATGTATCCCACATTGCACTGCATCAGATACATCCTGTTTGATGTTAATCTAAAGTAAGTCTTTCATATAAAGTCTACCGGTATTCAGATGATGTATATCATGTAGTGAATCATatcttttgaatttgttttggtTGTAAAACTTTGTTCTTAAAATGCTTATGTAATGGAATGAGCTATTGTATTTTAGGAAGCTTTCTAAAAGTGAAATGTTGCTATGGCAGCCATTAATGGAGGATCTTTTGTTCTGTTGCCTGGAAATATCTGACATCGTCTCTCCAGTGGTACAAAACAGCTCTCCCGAGGGAAACGTTCCAGAGGAGGCCATCAAAGGTAAACATGCATATTGGCAAGGTGCAGCTCTCATGCTAGAAACCCCAGTAAGATGTTTGGAGATATATGTGCCTTTTTACCTGTGTAGTAAAACACACAGCAAAGCGCCAATTTTAATCTGTTACATTGTATAACATAATTAGTTAGGAATGTTTAGTTTAGAAATAAGTTTCATCGCTAAGGGGAATAAAACTGACtgtaaatgtaaatttcatTGCAAATGCATTTCATTGTAACCATCTTTAACTGTATGTGCATTTTGATTGCTCTATGTTATTTAGGTGTGGAGTCTATTTTTGCCTCGGAGGGTAAGACAGGCACCTCAGAGGATAAGGTAAGCGCCTCTGAGGCGGAGCGCTGTGTGGAGACTGTCACACTGATGCCTGAGTACCTCATCGTCTGCTGCTGGAGAAATGTCAAGGAAGTTTCACTGTTACTAGGACAACTGACATTTGAAGCACCAATCACAACACCTCATACATCAGACGTAGGACTCCTCACTGTCCAGCAGGTACTGTTTGATTTACTGAAGGTTGAACACTGATAGTTTCACAAAATAATTCCTACATATTTTGAATAGACTGTGTACTTTTTCTGCACTATATCTTGAATATGCAAGCAagcattttgataattaaagcttttccccctttttttctgCATTCAAGAATGAAGTAATAGGAGAATACTTCAAGAAGCAGTTGATGGAATCCATACATAGGGGAGCATTTGAGCTGGCCTGTGCTGGTTTTGTCAAGCAGTGTGAAATGTTGTGGAGGTATGACTAAGAAATGAAATGTAAGAGAGGTGCGATTTGACATGAtctaaaattttgaatgttaattagttattattaataactttaatattttaaatttgcatttaaaatgaaGTTTGGTGTGGGACATTAGAATTGTGCTTCTGTCAATAACATCACTAACTTGTTAACAGGTGTAACATTAAAACCCTCCATCAGCTCCCAAAGTTATGGTTAGACCAAGTCATGGCTGATGTAAAAAATGATGATGAAAACAACAAGCTGTGTGCCACCAGAAGAAGTGCCGGCATTCCGTTCTTTGTACAGGTAGGGATGTCAGGCAACGTAGAAATTCACTATCTCCGTAGTAATTCAGATGTTGAATGTTGTGGTTTCGTTAATATTTGTTGgcatcaattttcatggattttgtgAAACTCAGAGTTTTAAGGATCCATATAAAATAAGTGGATCAGAATTACCTTATTTCCACTAAATTGGTATTTAGAAGATAGGATGAgggaaaagtttaaatttttcttttattttctgcAGACGTTGGTCAGTTCTGAACCTCACAGCACAGGTCGGCCATGTTTTAAGTGGACCGTGAAAGAGCTGTTAAAGCTAGCTCTGATGGAAGACAATGTGTCAGGGACCCCCTCCAACTCAAAGGTATGGTATATATATTCATCTATTCAGTCAAATGTTGTTCTTACCACTTCCCAAGTCAAAGGATATTCTTATAtcacattgaaaatacatgtattaatatagtAATAAGTGGATAATACAATTGATACTTTGATGATGTTTGATTTTTAGGTTCATGCCTTGAACATACTGCGAGCCCTGTACAAGGATTCCAGGCTGGGAGAAGTGGTGACTCCCTTTGTAGCTGATGGTTTGATGGCGGCCATATTAGGATTTCAGTCCCCTTTCTGGGCAGTAAGTTTGTTTTGTATTCTTATAACTATTTCATTATAAGTAATAATTAAGATTTCTCTATGGAAATATTCACCCCTGTTTTGTATTCGCCCCTTTCACTCTTGTTGTCAGGGGGTGAATTTAAGATTTGATAAATTCAATGGAATTTTCAATTAACTGTGTTAATTGGAAAGAATATCTATTTCTTACTGTGTCTTGACAAAGTCGAGATGGGCGAAACTATTTGCAAGTGTTGATgggcaacaacaaaaaaataaccctgtatacagtactttAATTCATGAACATTGCTCTGGTTATTTAAAGTGCATTGGTTTTCGCCAAGCTCTATAGCAAATTATAAATTGTATGTACAGGTAAGGAACTCCTCCACCCTTCTACTCAGCACCATGATCACCAGAATATTTGGAGTCAAGAGAAGTAAGGACGAATCCACTATGTCCAAGAAGAACTGGTAAGTGTTTCAACACAACTCCAGAAATGTCAAAGCAACTTCAGTGAagagaaaactttaaatgtttatttaagtgCAGGTAGATAAAGATGTAGGGTGTATTAATAACTTGACCTGAATTTCTTTACAGCCAGACAGGAAGACAGTTCTTCCACCAGTATCCGTCGCTTTATCCTTTCCTCTTAGGCCAGCTGGAAGTGGCAACTAGAAACATCAGGTAGATTGCATTCAACTTCATGAATACATAGAGATTTCTGTATATGTAGTGTGTGAAAGTTTTGAATGGACTGAGGTAACTGTAGATGGAGTGTGTGTTTCTGATTCATTTTGTCCCTGACCTTACTGTTTTAGTGACACGGATCAGCTGCATTTACACCCTGGTTTGTACCCGGTACTGATGATCCTGGGACGCCTATTCCAGTCTCCACTAGAAGGCGCTGATACCTCACTTAACTTGGCAGCTTTTATTCCATATGTCATCAGGTTGGTGATGATCTCCAAAATGTTTGATTAGCAATGTGTCGTATTATTTTCAGAAAGCCTTATTGTAATTATGACAAAacttaatgtttttattataatcaCAAAGGTCAAACTTCACCtgtgataattaatgaaataatgtaaaatttcaaacCATAATTTTGTTTCATCCTATTTAAGGTATTATTAGGCTGTATCTCTGAGTTGTAGAAGACATTTCACTTTGATGGCAGATAACACTGGTTTTGTAGATGCAGTTCCAGTCCTGTTTTAAAAA containing:
- the LOC105336838 gene encoding tRNA (32-2'-O)-methyltransferase regulator THADA isoform X3; the encoded protein is MVHEVTVKVTAGVKDIRDGRKTVNMIYCLMENFPLGEHCLSQVFLPGLKYLSQALEEFLAAKRCELSPVEDNEMMHHCLACIQASSKLLQKCAGSLEGRESDAQRAIQSVLIAFLNNIIVILKSENFLLDCKTSGSMCLTLLLKLNLGSKATELILDVIFHENVKNKAEPPGWMLQTSLSRDELSQLSPTSCLCLWFGILAQLDVSDLLLHNEDNKSLLLDIMLDRILDMGSRSCDTTGKLQMARTIHMWTTRALACVRSDCCDRVVTSRLSGPGHLLQKVLKFVWTIWEDSTDVIRFTAKDIFESLIKVHKATTDVEAPEDQFLLDLSRSLLSEVSWSSKGKYGTLRILAESLKVSALLQYNPDLAQDILNNLKEQTVACYASDLYDKLSTEHLKELSQPDDRKQWQKIWVWPVLQCMMGNSTHQRTYVIEYILPKLLKTGKDTLSCMISSLCNSSQSVTDEQLGALVMCLRRARVMGLLDHAVSKSPEFLYGMVKTELVKQALSHTDDQARLDAFALLCENHKTSEPINQSEFRLLKYFIQWNMKNQSPSFRQHMVAHIKKLFLRYKESEGALCRKLNSENRPPGLDTTLSFYKAFGSWLFQFLLHSLYPGSAFARRTTALSVLSLMVDLLSPANSGGYVIWEEWKGCHIQTLMECLTDTFEDNKTEAYKVLRSCFSQGFYLKRMINMSESELLDIGLTLAGSNRPQDCTTGAFLLRILLLQPSIQDFFFSAQEILTKHLSPSALTQWGDLLNGEQGLREALQKLPLQPTESSGGTVLLLWILLFYLKDQLQVARTGLFIAAATKPMYPTLHCIRYILFDVNLKKLSKSEMLLWQPLMEDLLFCCLEISDIVSPVVQNSSPEGNVPEEAIKGVESIFASEGKTGTSEDKVSASEAERCVETVTLMPEYLIVCCWRNVKEVSLLLGQLTFEAPITTPHTSDVGLLTVQQNEVIGEYFKKQLMESIHRGAFELACAGFVKQCEMLWRCNIKTLHQLPKLWLDQVMADVKNDDENNKLCATRRSAGIPFFVQTLVSSEPHSTGRPCFKWTVKELLKLALMEDNVSGTPSNSKVHALNILRALYKDSRLGEVVTPFVADGLMAAILGFQSPFWAVRNSSTLLLSTMITRIFGVKRSKDESTMSKKNCQTGRQFFHQYPSLYPFLLGQLEVATRNISDTDQLHLHPGLYPVLMILGRLFQSPLEGADTSLNLAAFIPYVIRCSSSPVLKTRIMAARALQPLVQKGQLNSVMIQLLGMIPVEPKHAKHSHVHGALIQILNMLEVILTMADEIQSMESSVSKWKDKMWLITKKNPCYMTKQAAFEVTEKVLLVMEQLLSAQTNHATKEITNSMTEALNEEFQAGIHNKQTLCCVPGFVEYLTVITKLDLQITLRDGKSSSAADIATKVQSLLGSELYEVRLVVLDVLASIFTAHKQCKEHSDPQATCPVTMTTMSSAAIDGVMSLLPYLLERALHQEQHFECQIKVFKVLDLHPLLESKDWKDLCVRESSLQVLKQCLCLIESSRREEVNAAIIRFSRWLIRDVLQHWTDDCMETVDSWMAILRDSVGTEKITDLQLSVAMVIQHNALDLLRNCQKTLGTKKMFEFWEMLTNLQQEDDPEVREVITMTLQLLGNARAVQPSLTLDYLARSFIDVHAATKGANCLLTLISWIVSNESSNEGSERLFDKSEMNVFREDVLFYQIILKYCLALIQHGHFIASQTKHTNNSQHPEPDSPKESVASSIDQVLSQLHLVVNQEENDMEMSITTLSLLESDVREVLDLIRTFMETKSPRSLTSDKGRPFMKTGAFQESLLDRYKCQVLGFIYKLLSDLTGLSKNDDQLLTCLNNLSKETENSTYPNCFVAS